A portion of the Anoxybacillus gonensis genome contains these proteins:
- a CDS encoding restriction endonuclease, whose translation MMKWWMVRAGDQNELIPFWKQKGVASIGWAEFGDPKNYSTREALIEKAHKIYEEEKPATRITWASQVWRFSREIKVGDRIITYAKDKREYLIGTVTKEHEYNETIVSEYYPNVIHIKWEKKQIPRDQLSQGAKNSLGSTLTVFRVDDWGEELERLLAGEEPVVSEPEDNEEEVIKEDFVQKALTMIQDKVDKLDPWQMQELVAGLLQAMGYNVKVSKKGPDGGVDILAHKDAFGFEKPIIKVQVKHRKSASSGPEVQQLLGAHPIDANSLFVSTGGFTTAAENIGKQHNVKLIDLEELVNLIVQWYDRMPNETRSLLPLQKIYIPE comes from the coding sequence AGATCAAAATGAACTCATTCCATTTTGGAAACAAAAAGGAGTTGCTTCGATAGGGTGGGCGGAATTTGGAGACCCAAAAAACTATTCGACTAGGGAAGCTTTGATTGAGAAAGCGCATAAGATTTATGAAGAAGAAAAACCTGCTACACGAATTACTTGGGCAAGTCAAGTATGGAGATTTAGCCGTGAAATTAAAGTAGGAGATAGAATCATTACATATGCTAAAGACAAACGTGAATACTTAATAGGGACAGTTACTAAAGAACATGAATATAATGAAACAATTGTAAGTGAATATTATCCAAATGTAATCCATATAAAATGGGAAAAGAAACAAATTCCACGTGACCAATTATCACAAGGTGCAAAAAATTCCCTTGGCTCTACTCTTACGGTTTTTCGTGTAGATGACTGGGGAGAGGAATTAGAAAGATTATTAGCTGGTGAAGAACCTGTAGTGAGTGAACCAGAAGACAATGAAGAGGAAGTTATTAAAGAAGACTTTGTTCAAAAAGCATTGACGATGATTCAAGATAAAGTTGATAAATTAGATCCATGGCAAATGCAAGAGCTAGTCGCTGGATTGTTGCAAGCTATGGGCTATAATGTGAAAGTAAGTAAAAAAGGACCTGACGGGGGAGTCGATATTTTAGCCCATAAAGATGCGTTTGGTTTTGAAAAGCCGATTATTAAGGTGCAGGTAAAGCATCGAAAATCAGCTTCGTCGGGTCCTGAGGTTCAACAATTGTTAGGAGCTCATCCAATTGATGCGAATAGTTTATTTGTATCAACTGGAGGATTTACAACAGCCGCTGAAAATATAGGAAAACAGCATAACGTCAAGCTCATTGATTTAGAAGAGTTAGTAAATTTAATTGTCCAATGGTACGATAGAATGCCGAACGAAACGAGATCGTTGTTGCCGCTGCAAAAAATATATATTCCAGAATAA
- the merR gene encoding Hg(II)-responsive transcriptional regulator, with protein sequence MKYRIGELADKCNVNKETIRYYERKGLIKETSRTDSGYRMYSEETVKRIGFIKRMQELGFSLSEIHKLLGVVDKDEVRCADMYSFVSQKIGEVQQRIKDLKRIENMLNKLKESCPNEEQLHECPIIESLIDD encoded by the coding sequence ATGAAATATCGTATTGGTGAACTGGCTGACAAATGTAACGTTAATAAAGAAACCATTAGATATTACGAGAGAAAAGGCTTAATCAAAGAAACTTCACGAACAGATTCAGGGTATCGAATGTACTCGGAAGAGACTGTGAAGCGCATTGGTTTTATTAAACGTATGCAGGAACTAGGGTTTTCTCTAAGTGAAATTCATAAATTACTTGGTGTTGTTGATAAGGATGAGGTTCGATGTGCGGATATGTATAGCTTTGTTTCTCAAAAAATAGGTGAGGTTCAACAACGAATTAAAGATTTAAAGCGTATCGAAAATATGTTGAATAAATTAAAAGAAAGCTGTCCGAATGAAGAGCAACTACATGAATGTCCAATTATTGAATCTCTGATTGATGATTAA
- a CDS encoding M48 family metallopeptidase, producing MPSFQYGKTTIDYAVEYKPEKRDVTISVEWLEGVKVVAPEGIEPTLLHSILYKKAPWIIDKWQALNQISDCPAPKEFVSGEKFAYLGRNYRLKVYKSEEVTKPVLMFKQGKFIATVPPHLTEEERISFFQQAFKDWYILYGEMKLQERLKIYCPKMGVTPTKIKLKEQKMRWGTCTNEGAIYLNWRIMMAPMPIIDYLLVHELAHLKYPNHSNDFWHFVKSVMSDYEQRKEWLRVNGPTLTL from the coding sequence ATGCCTAGCTTTCAATATGGCAAGACAACAATAGATTATGCAGTAGAGTATAAGCCGGAAAAGCGGGATGTGACGATATCGGTTGAATGGTTGGAGGGAGTAAAGGTCGTAGCTCCTGAGGGGATAGAGCCTACACTTTTACATTCTATCCTTTATAAAAAAGCTCCATGGATTATTGATAAATGGCAGGCGTTAAATCAAATTTCTGATTGCCCTGCTCCAAAAGAGTTTGTAAGCGGAGAGAAATTTGCTTATTTAGGGCGCAATTATCGATTAAAAGTATATAAAAGCGAGGAAGTTACAAAGCCGGTTCTTATGTTTAAACAAGGGAAATTTATTGCCACGGTGCCACCGCATTTAACAGAAGAAGAAAGAATCTCATTTTTTCAACAGGCGTTCAAAGATTGGTATATTCTGTACGGAGAAATGAAACTACAAGAACGTTTAAAAATTTATTGCCCTAAAATGGGAGTAACCCCTACTAAAATTAAATTAAAAGAACAAAAAATGCGCTGGGGAACATGTACAAACGAAGGAGCCATATATTTAAACTGGAGAATTATGATGGCACCAATGCCGATTATCGATTATTTATTAGTACATGAATTGGCACATTTGAAATATCCAAACCACTCCAATGATTTTTGGCATTTTGTTAAATCTGTGATGTCGGACTATGAACAAAGAAAAGAATGGTTGCGTGTAAACGGTCCAACCTTGACTTTATAG